From the genome of Nicotiana tabacum cultivar K326 chromosome 17, ASM71507v2, whole genome shotgun sequence:
AATTTAATACTTTATGGTATCAtggtataaataaaatataattggTATAAACTACGACTTCTTGTTAAACGTAGAGTTTAATTGGTGAAACAAATAACTGAATTGtgatacaaaaaaataaaaatgagcaAAAAATAAATAGTGTGAAGTTTAGTGTACCCAAAGTTGATAATCTTGTGGAGCTTAATCTTCGCTGTATCATAAAAAAAAGCAATCGAACTTAGATGCTAAAAGAATTATAATTGAATTTATCATTTAAAGATGTAGTACTTCTAACCTTGATGGTGATGAGCCAATAAAATGACGCTGCATTTGGTTTAATATCTCCTCTTGGCGTGCCCGTACAGTACCCAACTCAGAAGTTAATGTTTGTATCTGTATCTGCTGATTTGCTACCTCAGTTTCAGCTGCATTCAAACGTTCTTGTAAACCATGTTGGGCAGTAGCAGCATCCTCTTTTGCCCTCCTAAGAGAGTCCTCTAATTCTGCTGTCCTTCTTTTTGTTGATGTAGTTGTATTAGGCTTTGGACCATAGCCAAGGCCTTTAATATATCCCGACCTTGTACCAAGTACATTATCAGCAATTTCATCAATAGTCATTGGATTCTGTTCAGAAACAGACCGAGCTCTCAagtctctcattttgttctacatAAAAATATTACATCAATTAAATTAATGATAAGATAGAATGAATACATGTGACATGTTACTAAAATATTACTTACATAGTTAGTCTCAGCCTCTGGAGATGACCATCCTTTTTCACTCGAGTAATGGGTGCTTTTGTAGAACTCAATCCTATTTGGCTCTACTCCTCCATGTTCATTCACACCCTACACAATATGAAAATAATATGAAATATTACTAAAATATCATCTTAGTAATGAATGTGGAGGGTGATTGAACCACAACCACATTAACATGATTAGATTACAGGTTCAACAAAAGGTAAGGAATGTATTGTCTAATAGGATGGTGGTTCTTTATATTATGCAACTATCCATTGTATAATGGAAAATTGAAAACTAGTTTTGTGAGTTAACAGAAGTCATACGTAAGTTAGTAGAGATATAGACTCTTGTTCCCTTAAACAGAAATATAAAAGTAGTGTTATGCTTAATCAAAAGTTGAAAAAGACTCTTGTTCCCTTAAACAGAGATATAAAAGTATATGTATGTGACTTGTAATTTCATAAGCTTTCACAAGCAGGGAAAACTTACAGTTATACCCTCCATGAAGTTTTATTAAGGCTATACAAATTTATATCTCCCTGAGGTACTAAAAGTTAATTAAAAACCAGTGACTAACACTCATCTATTCATCTATTAACACGTATATATTTGAAGAACAAATGGCAAAAAATCAGTAGGAAAAATGATAGAAAGGAGACAAATAACAATACTAACTTTTAtattaaacataaactaaatagtgtccttttctttctcttttaagaAGACAAAGAATTGAAGTTATGATTTGAATTATGAATGAAAAATGACAATACTTAAAAGTATCTGTCAAGTAGAATTAGAAGTATACCAAACTCATtggcctttttttcttttcttttcaccaTTTTGAATATTAAAAATGTCCCTTGAGAATTCACTCTTCGCCTACCAAGCAAAGGGATTGGAAAAGTTACAAAAAGTAAAAATAGTATAACTTACAATTTCAGCACGAGCAGCTACAAAAGCTCTTGACCCCATGAAATGATTAGATTTCAACTTTGTTCGATTGACCTTGTTTATCTCGCATCGTCTCTACAAAGAATATATAAATATaagtaaataaaattataatgacACAAATATGATGCTAAAGCTTATTATCATTTCGCACTATAAGTTCTCGGATGTTAGCAGAAAAGAGTGGACAGAAACTAAAGAACCACATCAAGCTCTTCTCAAAGGTTGCATTTTACAGAGGCATTTAAAGgatccttttttctctttttttacttccagtttattttctctctcttatttgtATCTTCTGTAAATGCAAATTTTTGAAGGGACTACTCATATCAATGTAAGCCATATCATCCATGACTGAATGTTGCAgctacaaagaagaaaaaaacatgtTACTGAAAATATCTTCTGTACATTTTGTTCGTTTGTATACTTAAttacttaaattatatttttctttgagAAATCGTGAATGTTGTTTGCTAGAAAAAATTACGACGAGATAAATATGAATAGAAATTACCTTATGCTCTGGATTCGCCCACATGTCACAGAGCCTATTCCAATTTTCCGGGGTCAACTCTGGCACTTCAATTTTACGAGCCTCTTCCTCAGAGCTTGCACATTCAAATAGCTTTTTTAATTTGTAGCGCCATTGTCGACTTCTATTTTTCAGAATATCCTCACAGCTATCTTTGGTGTAATGCTCGTCCAAGTTAATTTCAAACTTCTCCTGCAAAATGAGAAGTTTTGAAGACACTCACAAAACAATCAAAATTCCCTTTGCTTGTAAAAGATTGAAAACTAACATATTTAAAATGTAATAAAATGTACCAAAATATAGAATCCTTACATGGCATCTAATTAATGCTGCATCCTTATCCTCTCTTGTGAGTTCCTTCCACCTGTTTGGAAGCGAAAGAAAGTTGCGAGCAATAATTCCTAACTCATTTGATAGCTTTGCTGATGGAATTGCCTCAACTGGCCTTCCTTTACCAACTGGGATGTCTATAACCATCTTTCTTCCTATAGACTTCTTCATTTTCTCAAGACCTTTTCCCATTGTCCTTCCACGACCTTTCCTGATTCTAGTTGAATCATCTGATTTTAAAAAGTTAAAGTTAGTTTAAAATACTTGCTAAAAATTCAGAAATGGTAACCATGTATATATATTAGTAATTAATTGCTATGCTACAAATGAAAACTCTATTGTTACAAGTTTAACATAAATGAATGTTTCAAATGTTAATATATTTGGTTCCAACTTGAACACAAAAGAATCCTAGATGCTGGAATATAAAGATAGCTATTTCTTTCCAGTCGAGGAAAGTAAGAATTTGTTGCAACTTCTTATTGGGCGACAATCAGAAACTTTGTTTATATCCCCTGTTTTAAAGACAATCCGTTTGTTTTATAAAGTTAAACTCAAGAATAATATTGCAGTAGGTGTGTAGTTCTTGGCTACCCTTAGTATCTACTAAAACCAGTAAGAAAGAATGGGTGCAATGTAATTTATCAGATAATGACTTCCACAGAAATGAAAATCCCCAATATACATTCGAATTGCAATGGAATTGACCCAACCATAAGAAATTACTTCAATTTTACAGCAAAGGTTTCAGTAAAAATAATACTACCAAAAGTCTGAATTAGAAAATGCAGGATATAGTTGATGCATATAGAAAAACAATATGGAATGCACTGCAcaagccaaaaaaaaaaggatCCATAAGAGTAAACAACAAAAAATAGGAGTATTCTGACAACAATGAGCAATAAGCATCAGAAAAAAGGAGAACAAACAATAACTAATAGATATACTCCTAGTCAATATAATAAAAGGTACGTATTACCTGTATTAGGAATAGGATTATTACTATTTGATGGATCAGATGATAGGCTTGCTTGAGTGGAAGCACCTGTAATTGTGGTTTGTCTAGAGACACGTCCGCCCGGTGCCATTGATTTGTAGAATTCTACCAAACATACTATATAATTTTAGTATATTCATTAGATGTAAAATATATTAGTTTAACAAACCAAAAGTTAGAAataactaaaggaaaattcaaaaagaacatAAATCATCAATCTGGAAAGCCTGATGCCTATCATTTCCTAATAAGAGTTTACTGTCTTCTTCTCCTAATACTTATTGAACTATTGAAGCATCACTAGCCAACTTAAGTAATTAGTATAACATACCAAAGATCTATTTATGCAGGAAATTTTTAAATTTGAAGGCACATAAACTATGTTTTCAAAAACTTATATATGCAGCAAAGTTAAAAGAAGTTGTGTGTCTAACAAAGATTGAGCCTAGTGAAGAAATGTTtactgatttcaacaaaaaatataaattaccCTACATAATGTTCACATTAAAACACTTTGGTTCAGTTCATCTAAATTTAAAGTGCCATTATCCGATCAAACAAATTCCTAAGGGCCACCAAGAAGCATGATTTGACTCAAACAGAAGCTTTAATACCATATTTCCACAATCCATCCACTCTCCACTCTTCCCTAAAAACCAGACAGcaaaattcaatatatatatatatatatatatatatatatatatatatatatatatatatatacaaaatatacctACTCTGATAATCCCTAATATTTCCCCTTCAGTAGAGACATGCTTCACTAGTTGTATACCACACACCAACTGTAAAAATACACACCTTGCAAAACTCTAAATATACACagtaaattaaaaattataaatatacaCAGTAAATTAGAGAGTTTCTGTTTCAAAATCTTCCAATTGATTTATTCTCGTCTAGATTGATCATATGAGATAAAATAAAGGCATATCAATGTCTATGCCAcaaataattaatgaattattAATTCGTTATATGATTGTGGCAAATTACAATCTATTGAATCTTATTCAAACATAGAGTAGGTGGAATGATACATACCTGTTCAGAAATTTTGCTTTACTTTGCAATGTATTTTTTCCAGTAAtttttctcatatatatatagtggTTATCCTGAAATTCGTTTGgagccaaaaatcccaaaatccaGCGCCAAAAGACGGTTTCTTTCTCCATTTTACAGTCTTGTGGAATTCTATTTGGTGGGTATCGACGAGTTTGGTGGGTATGGACGAGGTTGGAGAGTTATCATGCCAAGGAAGAAGATTATCCAAAAAATTAGGAAGTGGAGAAGTGGCTTTACCCAAACTTTCTTATAACCCTCACCTTTATCTCTCTCTCCAGCGGATATAATACTGTCTACAACCAACTTATGGGAAACAATAGTAAAAAGAAACTTTAACTTGTGAAAATAATACTAAAATGAAACTTTATTTTAGAACTTATCCCAATTTTGGATGACTTTATGTTATAAACAAATTATATGAAATATATACTACAATAATACAatattcaaaataattatttcaaaaattgatttaactATCTTGGcataaaataaaaagttaaacAAAGGGTGTTCACGAGAAATTGAACTAAACAGAAAACGGATCAAATCGGAGAAAACAATCTACATTCTTTATTCgattttaattttttagttttaagaacatataaaatttaattatttgattttaataaaaactTAATCGAAAAGGTCAAACcagattaattatataaatacctatttaaaaattataactaCATAAAAATTTACATTACACATTGATTTTTGCGCTCTTGGTTCGTAGCTTAATTTTTGCACTTATAGTATAGTTTATATTCTATTTTGGTTTGTAGAATTTATTCCatattaaattaataaattaaacatacatcgataaaatttaaatccaagaaaaataataagacaccaaataAAATTTACCCTAGTATCTGTcttagatcctgcacaaaaaagtgcagcaagtatagtatgagtacgtaaacaacgtgtacccagtaagtatcaagccaaATCTCAAAGTGggagagacgagatggccgactttgacactcactaagggtcaacaataataaataaaataaattataattattcaaatcagcataaTTCAcaaagttaacaataattttatttaagtagcagaaataataaaaatccttcaaatgcaacaatttccaatatattaattaaatcattcaatttcaataaattttccaatttatcaaatagctttacaaactgcaattcaatttcaataaatttttaatttatcaaatagttttacaagctgcaataaactgtcAAGTATCGTGaaattattattaagcacgatttatgctgaggtcgtacggcccgatctagagtgtcgtgtacactgccgagggacgtgcgacacgatccatagatgcatctatcctgccgaggcgttcggcccgctccacaaaaaaa
Proteins encoded in this window:
- the LOC142171410 gene encoding uncharacterized protein LOC142171410 — its product is MAPGGRVSRQTTITGASTQASLSSDPSNSNNPIPNTDDSTRIRKGRGRTMGKGLEKMKKSIGRKMVIDIPVGKGRPVEAIPSAKLSNELGIIARNFLSLPNRWKELTREDKDAALIRCHEKFEINLDEHYTKDSCEDILKNRSRQWRYKLKKLFECASSEEEARKIEVPELTPENWNRLCDMWANPEHKRRCEINKVNRTKLKSNHFMGSRAFVAARAEIGVNEHGGVEPNRIEFYKSTHYSSEKGWSSPEAETNYNKMRDLRARSVSEQNPMTIDEIADNVLGTRSGYIKGLGYGPKPNTTTSTKRRTAELEDSLRRAKEDAATAQHGLQERLNAAETEVANQQIQIQTLTSELGTVRARQEEILNQMQRHFIGSSPSSED